A single window of Nocardioides kongjuensis DNA harbors:
- a CDS encoding DUF4209 domain-containing protein, whose protein sequence is MDPVSDAIDPSWWEDVLAAASLDDPYEPPELLSTHLERAAADPSVTGLHELVLQVLAMVSSAMLNAEDWLEPFTPAMQFGGKRTVVPADLDADQVALLARIAPLVERDDLRARVADVAWVYGDRSDIAMLDRAIDAYRAAPLTGDVWFSVGKDAWVRAFALAARRGADGQARVQEMSDALKAQVLAGQVTDNFRTVGFSETLRQHGRVDAAGRAEVCEAMFALAEKASSVTPRLSRHLEREALAWLGGSDAAAANAATERVARTYIAEADSRVQTDPKAGALVEGHFLEKAIAVLRTIPRSYRLENELDQLIDDLRIRLRESRESSMEQMMRIQSDPVDLTDAVCYARSQVSGHADKFDALAAFATLAAPLDEASTRENAEKLLEGSISHIFGSSTFSSDFRKIASRPGSSGQTDEDAVWAEMVRTVFFHSELLGKGIIQPAQEVLTTEHRFSRQYMVSLCMESPTVPEGHETLWGNGLALGLGGNYGAAVSVLVPQLEQVVRVMLRRHDVHTLFVDEHGVESEKSLNALLDMTETEDIFGAGMVMEMKAMLVVQGGPNLRNDVAHGLLDDNSAWSYSALYMWWFCLRLVTWPVIEMMDRARTQAAESGEGSTATGRADTEPAAQPAADIEAGALAEDQHPDE, encoded by the coding sequence ATGGATCCGGTGAGCGACGCGATCGACCCGTCGTGGTGGGAGGACGTGCTGGCGGCGGCGTCGCTTGACGACCCCTATGAGCCGCCAGAGTTGTTGTCAACGCATCTCGAGCGGGCGGCTGCCGATCCGTCTGTCACGGGGCTTCACGAACTAGTGCTGCAGGTGTTGGCGATGGTGTCGTCGGCGATGTTGAACGCTGAGGACTGGTTGGAGCCGTTCACGCCCGCGATGCAGTTCGGTGGCAAGCGGACGGTAGTGCCGGCGGACTTGGACGCTGACCAGGTGGCGTTGCTGGCGCGTATCGCTCCACTGGTCGAACGTGATGATCTGCGGGCTCGGGTCGCTGATGTCGCCTGGGTCTACGGGGACCGGTCGGACATCGCGATGTTGGACCGAGCCATCGACGCATACCGGGCCGCGCCGCTGACGGGCGATGTGTGGTTCAGCGTGGGGAAGGACGCGTGGGTTCGGGCCTTCGCGCTTGCAGCGCGGCGCGGCGCGGACGGCCAGGCCCGGGTGCAGGAAATGTCGGACGCGCTGAAGGCTCAGGTCTTGGCCGGCCAGGTGACAGACAACTTCAGAACGGTGGGGTTCTCGGAAACCTTGCGCCAGCACGGTCGTGTCGACGCGGCCGGGCGGGCTGAGGTGTGCGAAGCAATGTTCGCGCTCGCGGAAAAGGCGTCGTCGGTAACGCCACGTCTGTCACGCCACCTCGAGCGTGAGGCGCTCGCATGGCTTGGTGGTTCGGACGCGGCGGCGGCGAACGCAGCGACCGAGCGCGTTGCGCGGACATACATCGCAGAAGCCGATTCCCGCGTTCAGACGGACCCGAAGGCGGGCGCGCTGGTCGAGGGCCATTTCCTGGAGAAGGCAATCGCAGTCCTCCGAACCATCCCACGCTCTTACCGGCTCGAGAACGAACTCGACCAGCTCATTGACGACCTCCGCATTCGGCTGCGTGAGAGCCGGGAGTCGTCGATGGAGCAGATGATGCGTATCCAGTCGGACCCGGTCGATCTGACTGACGCCGTGTGTTACGCACGGTCGCAAGTCTCGGGTCACGCGGACAAGTTCGACGCGCTGGCCGCATTCGCGACGCTCGCAGCGCCGCTAGATGAAGCCAGTACGCGCGAGAACGCCGAGAAGCTGCTGGAAGGCAGCATCAGCCACATCTTTGGATCCTCAACGTTTTCGTCTGACTTCCGGAAGATCGCATCGAGGCCGGGGTCATCTGGTCAGACGGATGAGGACGCGGTTTGGGCCGAGATGGTCCGCACGGTGTTCTTTCACTCCGAATTGCTCGGAAAGGGCATCATCCAGCCTGCGCAAGAGGTCCTGACTACTGAGCACCGGTTCAGTCGGCAGTACATGGTGTCGCTGTGCATGGAATCGCCGACGGTGCCCGAGGGCCACGAGACGTTGTGGGGCAACGGCCTGGCTCTCGGCTTGGGCGGCAACTACGGCGCTGCGGTCTCTGTTCTGGTCCCGCAGTTGGAGCAGGTCGTGCGGGTCATGTTGAGGCGGCACGATGTGCACACGCTGTTCGTCGATGAGCACGGCGTGGAGAGCGAGAAGAGCTTGAACGCCCTTCTCGACATGACCGAGACCGAGGACATCTTCGGTGCAGGGATGGTCATGGAGATGAAGGCGATGCTGGTCGTCCAAGGTGGTCCGAACCTCCGCAACGACGTCGCGCACGGCCTTCTCGATGACAACTCGGCATGGAGCTACTCGGCGCTCTACATGTGGTGGTTTTGCCTTCGGCTGGTGACGTGGCCGGTCATCGAGATGATGGACCGCGCTCGGACGCAGGCAGCAGAGTCCGGCGAAGGCTCAACAGCAACCGGCCGAGCGGACACCGAGCCGGCGGCGCAGCCTGCAGCCGACATCGAAGCGGGGGCGTTGGCGGAAGACCAGCACCCCGACGAGTAG